AAGGAATTAAGGGTATTTCCTTCATTTCCCTCATTTCCCTTGCTTACAATCACATTCCCATTTTCAAACGCCAAACTCTCTGGCGACGCATCCAACATTTCCGCCGCGACCTGGCTCAACAACGCACGCGCTTCGCGACACGCGTGCCGCGCCGCGTTGCCAGTGACGTACGTTTGGCGCGACGCGGTCGTCGCTTGACCGTCGAGTGTGAAATCAGTGTCGGCGACGAGCACCTCGACTTGATCGTACGGCACACCCAGTTCTTCGGTGACGATTTGCGCGAGGATGCCGACGAGTCCTTGCCCGATCTCCGCCGCGCCGGCGCGAATCGCCGCGCGCCCGTCCGCGAAGAGTTCGACCTCTGCGCCTGCCGCATCGTATGCGCCGCTGCCATAGCCGGTGTTTTTGTACGCGCACGCGATGCCCCACGCGCGTCGTTTGTCGCCTTCTATCGCGATGAAATCGTGCTTGGTCATTTCGGCGGCGACCTTTTCCAAGCACTCTTCGAGTCCACAACTTTCGATCATTACTTGACCCGCGAGCGTGCGCTTGCCGTATTTCAAAATGTTCTTGCGCCGAATGTCGAGCGGCGACAAGTTGAGCGCGCGCGCGAGTTCGTCCAGTTGGCTCTCCATCGCAAAGCCAACCTGGGTCACGCCGAATCCGCGAAACGCGCCGGACGGAACATTGTTCGTGTACATCGCGTAGGTGTTGACGCGCACGTTCGGCACTTGGTACGGTCCCGCCGCGTGCGTCGTCGAGCGGAGCATCACATGATTGCTGAGACTCGCGTACGCGCCGCCGTCGCCGTAAATCTCGACCTCGTGCGCGACGAGCGTGCCATCTTTCATCGCGCCGGTTTTCATCTTGATGATCGTCGCGTGGCGCTTGGGATGCACGAGCAAGGATTCTTTGCGACTGAACACGAGCTTGACCGCGCGTTTCGTTTTCTGCGCGAGGAGCGCGGCGTGAATCTGGACGGTCGGGTCTTCCTTGCCGCCGAACGCGCCGCCGATGAGACAATTCACGACGCGAATTTTTTCTTCGGACACGTTCAACGATGCGGCGATGCACGCGCGGTCGTTGAACGGAATTTGTCCGCCGCAGTACACCGTGATGCGTCCCGTCGCATCGGGCACCGCGAGTCCGGCTTCCGGTTCGATGAACGCGTGCTCGACCGTTTGGGTCGTGTACTCGCGCTCGATCACGACATCGCTCTGCGCAAAGCCGTCGGCGGGGTTGCCGTTTTCGAGATGAAAGTGCGCGAGGAAATTGCCGTGCGCCTCTTTCGAAAATCGTTCGGGATGTTCGTGGACGAGCGGCGCATCCGGTTGCGCGGCTTGTTTTGGATTCGACACGACCGGCAACGGTTCGTACTCGACCTCGATCAACTTGAGCGCGGCTTCCGCAATCGTTTCCGACTCCGCCGCGACGAGCGCAATCGCATCGCCGACGTAGCGCACCTTGTCCCCTTCGGGGCACAACACGAGCCAATCAATTTCGTGGACGCCGAAAACCTTGCGACCTGGGATGTCGTCCGCGGTCATCACTGCGACGACGCCGGACAATGCGCGTGCCTTGCTCATATCCACGCGTTTCAAGCGCGCGTGCGGGTACGCGCTGCGCAGTACTTTCGCGTGCAACATTCCTTCGATGTACAAATCGTCCGCATAAATCCCGGCGCCGTTTACTTTGGCGACTGCATCGGGACGCGGCAACGCGCGGCTGATCGCGTGCATTGCATTTTTCACGGACGGCAATGGCGGTATGGGATGCCCCGCCAAATCTTCAACTGCGCGCAGAATCGCGTTGTGCCCGGTGCATCGGCAAATATTCCATTTCAATGCGTCGTCAATCTCGTCGCGCGTGGGGTGCGGATTCTGATCGAGTAATGCTTTCGTCGAAATGATAAACCCCGGTGTGCAAAAGCCACACTGTGTCGCGCCGTGATCAATGAATGCTTGTTGAATCGGATGCAATACGCCGTTTGCGTCGGCGATGCCTTCAATCGTCGTGATCGTTGTGTTGTTCGCGCGTTCCATCAGTACGAGACACGCGCGCACGGCTTTGCCATCCTGGATGACCATACAACTACCGCAATGCCCGGTCGCGCAACCATCCTTGACGCCGGTCAACCGCAGTTGATCGCGCAGGACATCCATCAGGCGAGTCTTGGGCGTCGCCTCGACATTATACGTTTTGCCATTCACGGTCAGTGTGTAAGTCTGACCAGGTGGCTGGGTGATCGGGTGATTGGACACGGTTTTTCTCCTCGGTCCCTCGAACGGAGTAATTTGGCGATGGGCACTTTTCGACGAGCGGGGATGCTCGACGCCGTGGATGCACCGTGCATTCGCGACCCATCACCGAGGTTCTATAGATTATTTTAGCACAAATTAAAACACGCGGCAAACTGGTGTCGCCCCCCGGGTGTCCGTCAAAATTTTGGAACACTCAACCTTGCGAAGGTTTTGACGACAAATCAAATAGGATTGCCGTTGAACCTTCGCAAGGTTTTTTCACCACCCAAAAACTTGACGCACTCCCGCTATCCCCAGTTTGCCATAGAGAACATAGAGAACATCGGTTGCAAATATGCCGCTGGGAAGATTGCGGTGTCTCCTAATGCGCCGCGTCGTTGGCGAGCGATTGCGCGCGGCGCGCGTGGACGAGGGGCGCGTGTTTTCCCCGCGCACAATCGCTCGATGCTCCGCGACTTGCATCGTCCCCACATACCTACAGATTCCGTTGCGGGTCTAGCCCTCTTTCAATGACCACTCCGAAGAAGACCCCGGCGCAAAGCGCAAGATCTTTCCCTTGTGCTCTCCATCGAGAATGCGATAATAGTTCATGATCCCCAAGACACCCCCGCCAACATCTTCGATGACCGCCCCCGTAAACTCCACATGCGTACCCACGGGAGCGAATGTCCCAGGCATTTCGTGCACACCCAGCTTGTGATGCAAGGTAAAGCGTTGCCCGACCGCACGACCGCTTGTTTCGAGGAGAGTTGCCGGGATGAAAAATTCATTCTCGTTACCCAGGAATTTGACCTTGACGAGGTGATCGCTATTAACCAGTGTGACAATCCCCTCTTTTCCAATCCCGACGCCGGCTTGACCGAGATAGTCCCGAATGTACTTTTGCACTCCCTCGAAACCGGCGACCTCCATTGTCTTGGCAATAGAGTTGATATCCTTCTTTGCCCGAGACAGGTCGAGGGTTTTCAGGCGGACTGCCCTTCCTTTTTGAATATCCACTGGCGCCTCCCACATTCCATCGCTTTCATTTTTGCCGATGAACTCGTCGAGTCGAAGGTTCACCGCGCAGTGTTTTTCGTTCTACGCTGTGCAAGACTGGATGTAATCCTGGAACTACGCGCGCCCATCCCAAAGGGTCCGCGGTTCACAAATCGGTTAGCTGGGCGTGGTACGGGATTTGCGAGCCGCTTGCTTCAATCGCCGCACGTGTGTGCGCTGACCTTTGGACAATCGTTTGGTTTTAGTCTTGGCTGTTTTGTTTGCCATTAGTGTCAACTCCTTTTCCGTTTTTGTTCTTGTTCCTGTTCCAATTGCCGTTGAGCTTCTTGTTTGAGTTTGCGTTTCTTTTCTTGTTCCTGTTCCAGTTGTTGCCGCTCTGCTTGTTGGAGTTTGCGCTTCCGTTCTTGTTCCTGCTCCAATTGTTGCCGCTCCTCTTGTTGGGACTTGTGTTTCTCATCTTGTTGTTGCCCCAATTTTTTCGCCTCCTCTTGTTGTAGCTCCATCTCCTTTTGCGGCGTGGGCTGCTGGGATTGTTGTTCCGGTTTCATCTCATTTTCCTTTTGGGTCACTCATCTTGACTGCCCAACCTTACACGGGTTTAAAGCGCACTAGTGTTTGTCAAGCCACGCGAGCATCCCACGAATACTCCCGGTCGCGAGGGCGATGCTCGTATCCGCCGCGCCGTAATAAAGATTGATGGTGTCGCCATTGGGGGCAATAGTGTAGCCGCACGGGAAGACGACGTTGTCCACATCGCCGCGTACCTCGTAGGGTTCTTCCGGTCCGAACACCCACTCGTTACCGCGTTTTAGACATTGGTCGGGTTCATTCAAATCAAATAGTGCGAGTCCCAGCCGATAGATCGAGCCAGCCGCAGTCCGGCGCACGCCGTGGTAAATCACCAGCCACCCCTCTGGCGTTTCGATTGGCGGCGAGGAGAGTCCGATTTTATTCGCATCCCACCACGCACCCAGCCGAGACTCGAGCATCATTTTGTGGTTACCCCAGTGCCTCAGGTCAGGTGAGTAGGAAATCCACATGTGCACGCGAGGTGCGCTGACCGGGCGATGGATCAAAGCCCAATTGCCGCCAATGCGATGAGGCAACATCGCCGCGTCTTTATCTTCCGGCGACATGATCACGCCATATCGCTCAAAGTGGTGGAAATCTTCCGTGAACGCCAGGGACACGCCCGGTCCGTCGCGCGTGTACGCGGTATAGACGACGGCGTATTTTTTTAACTCGGGAACAAAGGTGATCCGCGGGTCTTCAATCCCCCAGAGCTCTTCCGGAAAATGATCGGGATCCGGTGATAGCGTCGGCTGAGAATCAATCTCCCAACCGTCTACGCCATTGGCGGAGCGCGCCACACACAAGTGCGAAAGCCCGCGCCGATCTTCGACGCGGCACAAGAGCAGGGTGGTTCCGTCGGGTAGCAACGTCGCGCCGGGATTAAACACGGTATGGACGGGATAATGCCAATCGCGCGCGGTCAAAATTGGATTGGATGGATGACGAAAAAAAAGTTCGGTGTGTTGATCGCTCATTATGTTCGTGCCTCCACGGCTAAAAGTGTATTCTCCGCCAAGCGGAGTTCCAACAAGGATTGCAGAAAAGCGAGCGTAGATTCCGCGCCCTGGTTTTCGTTTGCGCGATCCGGATGCAGCCCGTCGCGGCACCCCCCTGTGGTCGGGTCATAGATGGGCAGGTTGAGATCATTGCGACCCAGGAACCATTCAAAGCCGCGGCGGGCTTCGTTACGCCAACGTGTGTCGCCGGTGAGGCGGTACGCTTCAAGACACGCCGAGACCATCGCTTGTGCTTCGACCGGTTGTTGATCGAACCGGGCGCGCTCGCCGCCGCGTTGATAAAATCCGTTAGAGCCAATCGGGACAAAATGTCCACCCTCGCCATCCGCGCGTTGCAAGTCGCCAAGCCAACGGAGCGACTCGAGTCCGGCTTTAGTCATCGCGTCATTCGGCATCCACTGACCGCACATCAGCAATGCGTGTGGCAACGCGGCGTTGCAATAGCTCAACCCATCTTCGTACCAGCGCCATTCATCTGAACGATGGTGTTGATACAACGACATTAATCGTTCCGCCAATTCCTCGCGCACCTGGCTCGCCTTGCGATCACCGGAAAATCGCCGAAGATATTCGTGGATACCGATGAGCGCGAATGCCCAGGCACGTGGGCTGGTCGTGTCGAGAATCGCCGGCAACGCTTGCTCGAATACTCGTCCCGCCATGCTCTGTAGCGCCGGCGTATTCGAGCGCCCCATGACAGTGCCCAATGCCCACAAGGCGCGACCGTGGCTATCGTCCGAACCACCGTCTTCCAACCAGTGTCGCTGGTAATCCATGAAATTGCGAAACCGTCCAATCTTGGGATTGAAGGCGAACCAAATGAAAGCAAGATAACGCGAAGCCAGTTCGCACGCCTCGCCGTTGCCTAGCTCTTCCAAAAGCGCGCTTACCATCAACGCGCGCGCATTGTCGTCGGTCGTGTAACCCTCGCGATAATTGGGCACCGTAAAAATGGCGTGTTGCAACATCCCCGTTTCATCGGTCATGTGCCGCAAGTGATCGAGCACAAGCGGCGGGAGTTCACCCAGATGTCTGTCGAGCGCCTTCGCCGGAAAACCCGGCGGAGTGAAATGGCGACGTTCGGCGCGCGCGCGTTTGAAACTTGCCATGTAACGATGCGCCACATTCGACCAAACCATCTCGCGCCCAAACAGATACGCGCGCTTGCGCATTGCGTGCCGCTTGGACTCGTTGTCCAGCAAGTCAATCACTTGCTCCGCCAACGCCGGCGGATCACGAAATGGCACGAGTGCGCCGCGTTCCTCGCCGAGCATCTCCTCCGCGTACCAATACGGCGTCGAAATGACGGCTTTGCCCGCGCCAAGTGTGTAAGCCAAAGTGCCCGATGTGATCTGCGCCGCGTCGTGGTACGGCGTAATATAAATATCCGCCGCACTGATAAATTGAACGAGTTCCTCCAAACTCACAAAGCGGTTGTAAAAGATCACGTGACTTTCCACGCCTTTCTCGTGCGTCAGCCATTGCAAGGACAAACGATACGTCTCGCCTTCGTTTCGAATGACGTGAGGATGCGTCGCACCGAGAATGAGGTACACGACGTTCGGATAACGTTCGACAATCGCGGGCAACGCGGCAATGACGTTTTCGATTCCTTTGTTCGCGGAGAGCAATCCAAAACTGAGCAGGACGATTTTGCCCTCGACGCCGAACAAGTCTTTGTGAAAGCTTGGATCTACAAATGGCACATCGGGAATGCCATGGGGGATCAGATCAATTTTCTCCGGCGACACGCGATAGACCTCCTGCAAAAATTCCACGCCGCGTTGGCTCATCACGACTAGGCGATCCGACAACGCGGCGACTTGTTCCAAGACACGACGCTGATCCGCGTCGGGGTTCCGTAGAATGGTGTGCAAAGTGGTGACGATGGGCATCCGCAATTCGCGCAAGAGCGCAAGAATGTGACTGCCCGCGCTTCCGCCGAAGATGCCGTACTCGTGCTGCAAGCAGACAAGGTCAACATTGTTGATATTCAAAAAATCCGCGGCGCGATGGTACGAGTCAATGTCTTTTTCGGTCAGTTCGAATCGAACGCGCGCCGGATAAGCATACCCAGATTCAATATCGTTGACCGGCAAAGCAATACAGGTTGTGCCCGCATATTCCGCCGCAAACGATTCACACAAATCGGTGGTGAATGTCGCAATGCCGCATTGGCGTGGCAAGTAGTTGCCGATAAACGCAATGCGGTTGATCGTCGAATTGGTCGAACTTTGGTCCATAACAAACATCTCCCAGGGTGTACTCTCTACGCATCTCACAAACATATTTCGTTGCTGTCGGTCCGCAGATGTGTGCAGCGGGCGCCAAGCAACCTACCGAGCAGACCATACCCTACCCCGAAAGCAAGTGAGAACACAAACAGGAATTTGAAGATGAGCACGAGGTCGTAGGCAAGAAAGCTGAGCAACTGTCCACGCGCGTGATGCCAGCGTGGCTTGAGTATCCCGTACAAG
The Chloroflexota bacterium genome window above contains:
- a CDS encoding glycosidase, giving the protein MSDQHTELFFRHPSNPILTARDWHYPVHTVFNPGATLLPDGTTLLLCRVEDRRGLSHLCVARSANGVDGWEIDSQPTLSPDPDHFPEELWGIEDPRITFVPELKKYAVVYTAYTRDGPGVSLAFTEDFHHFERYGVIMSPEDKDAAMLPHRIGGNWALIHRPVSAPRVHMWISYSPDLRHWGNHKMMLESRLGAWWDANKIGLSSPPIETPEGWLVIYHGVRRTAAGSIYRLGLALFDLNEPDQCLKRGNEWVFGPEEPYEVRGDVDNVVFPCGYTIAPNGDTINLYYGAADTSIALATGSIRGMLAWLDKH
- a CDS encoding glycosyltransferase; protein product: MDQSSTNSTINRIAFIGNYLPRQCGIATFTTDLCESFAAEYAGTTCIALPVNDIESGYAYPARVRFELTEKDIDSYHRAADFLNINNVDLVCLQHEYGIFGGSAGSHILALLRELRMPIVTTLHTILRNPDADQRRVLEQVAALSDRLVVMSQRGVEFLQEVYRVSPEKIDLIPHGIPDVPFVDPSFHKDLFGVEGKIVLLSFGLLSANKGIENVIAALPAIVERYPNVVYLILGATHPHVIRNEGETYRLSLQWLTHEKGVESHVIFYNRFVSLEELVQFISAADIYITPYHDAAQITSGTLAYTLGAGKAVISTPYWYAEEMLGEERGALVPFRDPPALAEQVIDLLDNESKRHAMRKRAYLFGREMVWSNVAHRYMASFKRARAERRHFTPPGFPAKALDRHLGELPPLVLDHLRHMTDETGMLQHAIFTVPNYREGYTTDDNARALMVSALLEELGNGEACELASRYLAFIWFAFNPKIGRFRNFMDYQRHWLEDGGSDDSHGRALWALGTVMGRSNTPALQSMAGRVFEQALPAILDTTSPRAWAFALIGIHEYLRRFSGDRKASQVREELAERLMSLYQHHRSDEWRWYEDGLSYCNAALPHALLMCGQWMPNDAMTKAGLESLRWLGDLQRADGEGGHFVPIGSNGFYQRGGERARFDQQPVEAQAMVSACLEAYRLTGDTRWRNEARRGFEWFLGRNDLNLPIYDPTTGGCRDGLHPDRANENQGAESTLAFLQSLLELRLAENTLLAVEART